The Vicugna pacos chromosome 32, VicPac4, whole genome shotgun sequence genomic sequence AGCGTGCAGAGCAAGGCTCGAGGAAGGATAGCTCCATCCTCAGAGGGAAGACAGGGTCTGGGAATCAAGGGTGGGAGGAAGGTTTCCATCTGGTATCTGGGTGGCGGAGCAAGCTGGGTCCAAGGCAACCCGGGCACCTGTCTGCTCTGCAAGGCGGCCATTTCTCCACAGAAGGATTCATGACAGCTCTTTCAATCAAACGCTCCGTAGGACATTTAAACTGGGTGTGATTTCTACACACCAGTGGAACCAAGTGGGATTCAGAGTTAGCAGTCAGTTTACAGTTAACACCCCAGGTTCAAATAGCCACGTGAATGATCAAGACACCCGCGAAATTGCTACATTTCTATTATAAGAAAAATTCTTACtgtaagaaaaaaacacagaaaaaatctCTCATTTCTAAGTCCAACCTACATTTCCTACACTAATTCAACCACCCAAGAAACGCCTCCaggtaatttgtttaaaaatacgCTCATCACGGATACATCGTGTGATGACTCAGGAAGGAAATTCAAGAGACACCAGGGAGTGACTTGTCCCTGGCTCACTCATCTACAACCCAGCATGGCTGCCCTGGCACAGGGGACCCTCCGCAGAGGGGCAGCGTCCCATCCCAGGGTCTGCCGCGCACGGAAGGTGAACCCTCGCCACCTCCCGGTCCTACCTTGAATCCAGTCGGGCACCAGTCCACAAACTGGATGGTGCGCTTGGTCTTGATGGTGGCGATGGCCGCGTTGACGTCCTTGGGGACCACGTCCCCCCGGTACAGCATGCAGCAGGCCATGTACTTGCCGTGGCGGGGGTCACACTTGACCATCTGGTTGGCCGGCTCGAAGCAGGCGTTGGTGATCTCGGCCACAGACAGCTGCTCGTGGTAGGCCTTCTCGGCCGAGATGACCGGGGCGTACGTGGCCAGGGGGAAGTGGATGCGGGGGTAGGGCACCAGGTTGGTCTGGAACTCCGTCAGGTCCACGTTGAGGGCCCCGTCGAAGCGCAGGGAGGCCGTGATGGACGACACGATCTGCCCGATCAGGCGGTTGAGGTTGGTGTAGGTGGGCCGCTCGATGTCCAGGTTGCGCCGGCAGATGTCGTAGATGGCCTCGTTGTCCACCATGAAGGCGCAGTCCGAGTGCTCCAGCGTGGTGTGTGTGGTCAGGATGGAGTTGTAGGGCTCCACCACGGCCGTGGAGACCTGGGGGGCCGGGTAGATGGCGAACTCCAGCTTGGACTTCTTGCCGTAGTCCACGGAGAGCCGCTCCATGAGCAGAGAGGCAAACCCCGAGCCGGTGCCGCCCCCAAAGCTGTGGAAGATGAGGAAGCCCTGCAGCCCCGTGCACAGGTCCGCCTGAGGGGAGCAGAGCAGGGACGTGAGCCGCCGCCCACATAGCCGCACAGCCGCCCGCCCCCCGCCAGCCGCGTCCTGCGCCCTTTTCCTCCACAGGTCTGCACGGACGGGTCCGACCCGTCCACGGTGAACACGCGGTACACCGAGGGGCCGGAGACCCGTGGAGGCCCTGCAGCCACGCTGGAAGGCAAGACCCTGGACTCACGGATCTGCGGGGCTCTGCCCAAGTGACATCCCCGGGGGACGTCCTAGGGCTACCTGAGAAGCCTTCCCAGGGCTGCTCTCACCAGTTTGCGGATCCGGTCCAGGACCAGGTCGACGATCTCCTTGCCGATGGTGTAGTGGCCTCGGGCGTAATTATTGGCCGCATCTTCCTTCCCGGTGATCAGCTGCTCTGGGTGGAACAGCTGCCTGTAGGTCCCCGTGCGCACTTCATCTGCAGAGAGAACACATGTGCGCGTCTCAGGACACCTGCTAGGTCACAGGGATGGCGGGTGCAGGGTCCCTGCTATGACATAACCTCCTGCTCGGGGCTGCGGCAGCCCATTTTACTGCTGGCAGAGCAGCTGCTTTCTGTACCAGGTCTTCCTTAATTCAGAGCCTGAGCCCCACTTTTCGAGCCCTAACCTTTCAGCCTCTCACCGAACACGGCCCTGGGCACATACCTATATGTGCGTCCTCTCTGCAGAGGGATTCACAGGAGCACACGGGCTCTTGGGAGGCTCTCCCACCCGCACAGGAGAGCTGCTGCCCCCAGCGCCCAGTGCCTACCGACCACAGTGGGCTCCAGATCCACAAACACTGCCCTGGGCACATGCTTGCCAGCCCCGGTCTCGCTGAAGAACGTGTTGAAGGAGTCGTCCCCGCCGCCAATGGTCTTGTCACTTGGCATCTGGCCGTCGGGCTGAATGCCATGTTCAAGGCAGTACAGCTCCCAGCAGGCATTGCCGATCTGCACGCCCGCCTGCCCCACATGGATAGAGATGCACTCGCGCTGGGAAGCAGAACATGCGCGTGAGGCTCCCTGACAGTCGTCAGCATGGGGCCTACAGATGAGACCTGACACCAGAATCTAACACTTGTCAAGCCGTGTGGTTTCTTTTAGCGCTTCTCAGACATCACAGCCTGTGAGCACCATGATCATTCAATGTCGAAACACCTGCCCATCTGGTGTGGATGGAGGCACACTTGAACTAGGAGTCGGAATACAGTCACTAGAGACATCTTCCAAACAACCaatagaaaatgttaaacttttatACAAAATTAGCAATTATGCCATTTTGTTTCCACCCAAGGTTGGATTTACCACCTTGATGTAAGCAATGGCTCAGACAATCAGACAAAATATGTGAAACAATAGTTTTCAGTCACTGAACAGCAGGCAGCACGAGCCCGTGATGGGTTCTCAGAGCAGGAAGCAGAGCAAGGCCTACAGGTGCCCCAGGGACTGCTGGGGCTTCCAGGCAGCCGTCAAGGGAGGAGAAATCTACACTAAGGCCACGGACCTCTCTGAGTTGAGCAAATCTAGTGTGCAGAGAGGCCAAGGCAGCCGGAAAGCCTGGTGCTGGTACCGAGAGACAGCTGTGCGAGCTCTGTGGGGTCATCAGGGAAGCCCACCCCAGTCCATGCCGGGCTGCGCAGCATGCATGGTGGGATCCTGAGCTCACATCTGCCGAGGCAGAAAGGCGTCCCAACTCACAACACACCGGGTGGAGTTCTCAGTGGGGCCCAGCGAGGCCAACCCTGTACAGGCTGTTCTGAACCCACCCAAGAAAGCTCAAAGGCAAGCCTCAAAGGATCAAACTGTTCCCAGGGCTAGTAATAGCATCCCAGAAAACCCCTAGCAAGAGTTGAAAGAACATCCCCAAATCTAACACCCAACCATGTATAATTCATAATGGCTGGCATCCAATGTAAACTCCCCAAGTACCccagaaaagttaaaaacaaaaataaacacagaaaatatgACCATAAGAGGAAAAGCAATTGATAAAAACAGACCCAGAAATGACCTCTGAGAGAATTAGTAGACAAGGACATTAAAATAACTATTATATGTCCATATGCTGAGGAAGGTGTAGGAAAAAATAAGCATTATGAGACTTGTTTGACATTTAAAAGACTTACATCAAATTTCTAATGATAAAAAAGACAATGTCTGCAATGAAATACACTGGATGGGATGAACAGCAGAGTATATAGGAAGAAGAAGAGGtctgaaaatgatgaaaaagttctggacacAGTGGTGACAGTTATACAACATTTGAAcgtacttaatgctactgaattaTATGCttataaatggttaaaatggcaaacttTGTGTCATATATTTCAGCGCACACACAAAGGTGATACTCAGCACATAAGGGAGCTGtgttgcaacaacatgggtgaatctcaaaataattacagtgaGTGAAAGATTTCAAGTAACAACGAAAAATTAACTcaatgatcccatttatat encodes the following:
- the LOC102535993 gene encoding tubulin alpha-3 chain; its protein translation is MRECISIHVGQAGVQIGNACWELYCLEHGIQPDGQMPSDKTIGGGDDSFNTFFSETGAGKHVPRAVFVDLEPTVVDEVRTGTYRQLFHPEQLITGKEDAANNYARGHYTIGKEIVDLVLDRIRKLADLCTGLQGFLIFHSFGGGTGSGFASLLMERLSVDYGKKSKLEFAIYPAPQVSTAVVEPYNSILTTHTTLEHSDCAFMVDNEAIYDICRRNLDIERPTYTNLNRLIGQIVSSITASLRFDGALNVDLTEFQTNLVPYPRIHFPLATYAPVISAEKAYHEQLSVAEITNACFEPANQMVKCDPRHGKYMACCMLYRGDVVPKDVNAAIATIKTKRTIQFVDWCPTGFKVGINYQPPTVVPGGDLAKVQRAVCMLSNTTAIAEAWARLDHKFDLMYAKRAFVHWYVGEGMEEGEFSEAREDLAALEKDYEEVGVDSVEAEAEEGEEY